The following are encoded in a window of Podospora pseudoanserina strain CBS 124.78 chromosome 6, whole genome shotgun sequence genomic DNA:
- a CDS encoding hypothetical protein (COG:T; EggNog:ENOG503NUE9), whose product MAADRNSKNYRKPLLQRYVVRILLMVPIYSIASWSSMVSRTAADILDPIRDIYEAFTIYTFFQLLINYLSGERALIIMTHGRKPVHHVWPLNHVLPPFDISDPHTFLAIKRGILQYAWLKPLLALATVIMKATGTFHEGRIQLDSGYLWSGLIYNASVTISLYALGLFWVCMNDDLKPFRPMPKFLCVKLVIFASYWQGFALSILVWLGVIPEGADKSSESMAAAIQDFLICIEMPAFAIAHWYAFSWHDFADNRISSARMPVLYAARDAFGIRDLIQDSKETFSGDKYGYRVFDSGDKIMAHEASRSRLARIKEGMRYERGGKGKYWIPRPDEINQTTPLLGNNGGPSRRNGSQSPHTNDQDELILDPDEEALYNSARKLEFGDWNYPVITANQPASERYRSPFPSPYQQSPSRRTPDGSFYQRSSTSSVPSLNSNAALDRRKKQAPEGPQSGIDDKKGKNKAKGSSSTGVGGADPLEIAYGPTIGTHKEITEDDFNVDVESGLHKPQDHEFVEPHPTPPPREDDESPINEERGQWERSDGDGADDSHKSHQYATGSEEEFQNVWGR is encoded by the exons ATGGCTGCAGAC CGAAATAGTAAGAATTACCGGAAGCCGTTGCTACAACGCTATGTCGTCCGCATCCTCCTTATGGTCCCCATTTACTCCATTGCCTCGTGGTCCAGTATGGTCTCGCGAACAGCCGCCGACATACTCGACCCGATACGAGATATCTACGAGGCCTTCACGATCTACACCTTTTTCCAGCTCTTGATCAACTACCTTAGTGGTGAGAGGGCATTGATTATCATGACACATGGTCGGAAGCCTGTTCACCACGTATGGCCCTTGAACCATGTGCTACCTCCATTCGACATATCTGACCCGCAtaccttcctcgccatcaaaCGCGGTATTCTACAGTATGCGTGGCTCAAGCCTTTGCTTGCACTAGCGACGGTCATCATGAAGGCTACTGGGACATTCCACGAGGGCAGAATTCAACTCGACTCGGGATACCTTTGGAGCGGTCTTATCTACAACGCCAGTGTGACTATCAGTCTGTATGCTCTGGGCCTCTTCTGGGTCTGCATGAATGACGATCTCAAGCCTTTCCGGCCGATGCCCAAGTTCTTGTGCGTCAAGCTTGTGATTTTTGCCTCGTATTGGCAAGGCTTTGCCTTGTCGATATTGGTTTGGCTCGGTGTCATCCCAGAGGGCGCCGACAAGTCTTCAGAGAGTATGGCTGCTGCCATTCAGGATTTTTTGATATGCATCGAGATGCCGGCCTTTGCCATCGCTCACTGGTATGCTTTTTCGTGGCACGATTTTGCCGACAACAGGATTTCTTCGGCAAGAATGCCTGTACTGTATGCTGCGAGAGATGCTTTCGGAATCCGCGACCTCATTCAGGACTCCAAGGAGACATTCTCAGGAGACAAATACGGCTATCGAGTCTTTGATTCTGGGGACAAGATCATGGCCCATGAAGCCTCCCGATCACGACTGGCTCGCATCAAGGAAGGCATGCGCTATGAAAGGGGAGGCAAGGGTAAATACTGGATTCCGAGGCCTGATGAGATCAACCAGACGACACCTCTGCTCGGTAACAACGGCGGGCCAAGTCGTCGAAACGGGTCTCAGTCACCACATACCAACGATCAAGATGAGTTGATACTTGATCCAGATGAAGAAGCTCTCTACAACAGTGCCAGGAAGCTTGAGTTTGGAGATTGGAAC TACCCGGTCATCACGGCAAATCAGCCAGCAAGTGAGAGGTACCGGTCGCCGTTCCCCAGCCCATATCAACAAAGCCCCTCACGACGTACACCCGATGGTAGCTTTTACCAGCGCTCTTCCACAAGCTCGGTTCCTTCGTTGAATTCGAATGCGGCACTAGACCGCAGAAAGAAGCAAGCACCAGAAGGACCACAATCTGGTATCGATGacaagaaaggaaagaacAAGGCCAAGGGGTCCAGCTCAActggagttggtggtgctgatcCACTCGAAATTGCCTATGGTCCAACAATAGGAACGCACAAAGAGATTACCGAGGACGACTTTAACGTTGATGTCGAAAGCGGCTTGCACAAACCACAAGATCATGAGTTTGTTGAGCCTCACCCTACGCCTCCTCCAcgggaggatgacgagagcCCGATCAATGAGGAACGTGGACAATGGGAACggagtgatggtgatggtgcagATGACAGCCACAAAAGCCACCAGTATGCAACTGGGAGCGAAGAGGAGTTCCAGAATGTCTGGGGACGGTGA